The Mangrovivirga cuniculi genomic sequence ACATTAATTTTTCCATTATCAAACATATATCCCAATTCGAACGAATTAATATATTCGGGTTGCAAATTCGGATTACCAACCCTTACATTCAGCGAGTCAGAAACATCAGGAAATGGATTTAACCTCCACCCTCCCGGTCTGTCAATTCTTCTACTGTAGGTAATTTTAAAAGTATTATTTTTGTTTAAATGGTAAGCTAATCTCGCACTTGGAAATAAATTAAAATACCGCTGACCATTAGTTTCACCAGTAGTAAATAACCTGGTATCTACAATCGTACCTTCTCCCCTCACGCCAAATGAGTAATCAACCTTTTTAATACTATTACCATAAATGAAATAAGCAGCATGGATCTGATCTTCATACAAAAAGCGATTCGTTATATCTTCCTGATTAATCCATTCCTGTTCTGCATTATCATAGATTTCATACCTGTAATCGTTGTCAAAGCTTCTGAAAGTCGATTTGTAACCGGCTTCAAACTTACCATTCCACAATGATTGCTGATAATCTGCCTGTATCACGGAAGTTCTTCTAAATTCATCATTGATTGATCTTTCAAAAGCATTAGGCCCGACTTCCGGATCGGTCGTGCCATTGAATACATCGATATCCTGTTCCTCTAATTGATCCCTGAAGCTACTACTAGCTAATGCTCTAAATGACTTTGTACTGTCATCAAAAAGGTATTCATAGATTATAGCATTATCCATCGAGAAATTATCTTCCGATTCATTGTTATCTCGGGTGTAAGCATTAATCAAAGTCCCATCATCAAGTTCTTCCAGGCGAGTTCTTCTCCTCTCATAATCATTTTCAAATTCTTTATTAAAAGCCCCTTCATAGCTTAACTTATGCTTGCCACTGAAAACATAGTCTCCTCCAATGTTAAAGGTATGTTCGCGATCTTTTCTTTCATCGGTATTGTCCTGGTATAAATACCTGTTATCCGAATAGGTTATCCGCTCGGTCCATGAACTTCCCACCCTTGGCCAGCTACGGTAGCTGTATCCACCATAAACTGTGTAATTATCTTTTTTATGACTAATATTGATATTAGTATTCGTTCGCATTCGTGTCCCGATTGTTCCTTCGATCCTGCCGGTTGTTCCCAGATCTTCTCCCTGCTTGAGTTTGATATTAATTACACCACCAGCAGCTGCTGCATCATATTTTGCGTTGGGATTGGTAACAATCTCGATACTTTTAATGGCACTCGCAGGTATCTGCTCAAGATCTGATGTTAGCGCTGAGTTTCTTCCGTCGAGCAAAATATTAGTACTGCTACTTCCTCTTAAGGATATGCTCCCGTCAGATGAAACTCTTACAGAAGGTGTATTTCTTAATACATCCAGTAACGATCCACCCAGATTTGTAAGGGTCTGATCAGGCCTTACCTCGATACCTTCTATTGTTGACTTTATCGGCCTGTTAATTTTCGACCCTTCAACGACCACAGCATCCATTTCTTTGGTTGTTTGTACTATTGATATTTTCCCAAGATCAAGTCCTTGAGAAGGCACCTCGACGTCTTTTAAAATTTTATCATCATATCCAACAAATGAAATTAGGATATCGTAAGAGCCTTCCTCTAGTTTTATATTAAAGCGACCTCTTTCATTGGTTGTAGCTCCAGTAAATGGAGATTTTCTAATATCCTTATATATAGCCACCTGTGCAAAGGGTAAAACTTCACCTGAATTTTCTTCAATAATGATACCCTTTAATTCTCCCTCCTGGGAAAACAATAAGTGACTCGAAGAAATTATAAGAAATGTAAATACTATTGTGAAGTAACGCATACTAAAGAAACAGTTTGTTTGTAATAGATGTTTAAGAAAATTTAAATTTGTTTAAACAGACGTTCAATTTCTGAGGTGTGGTCAATCAGTATTTAATATACATTATGAATCTGAACGAAATTTGAAGTTTTGCTGATTTTCATGTTTACCTATACTCCCAAAATACATTAACAGGAAAAAATAATCATGAAAACAAAGATTCTCTTTTATTTCTTATTGATGATCTCCGCAACAGGATGTGGTCTTTTTGAAGATGATCCTGATCCGGCACAGCCTGCTATAACTCCAGCTCTTCAACTGGAAAGTGAATTGAATTTACTTGCTACCAGTGTCAATAC encodes the following:
- a CDS encoding outer membrane beta-barrel family protein encodes the protein MRYFTIVFTFLIISSSHLLFSQEGELKGIIIEENSGEVLPFAQVAIYKDIRKSPFTGATTNERGRFNIKLEEGSYDILISFVGYDDKILKDVEVPSQGLDLGKISIVQTTKEMDAVVVEGSKINRPIKSTIEGIEVRPDQTLTNLGGSLLDVLRNTPSVRVSSDGSISLRGSSSTNILLDGRNSALTSDLEQIPASAIKSIEIVTNPNAKYDAAAAGGVINIKLKQGEDLGTTGRIEGTIGTRMRTNTNINISHKKDNYTVYGGYSYRSWPRVGSSWTERITYSDNRYLYQDNTDERKDREHTFNIGGDYVFSGKHKLSYEGAFNKEFENDYERRRTRLEELDDGTLINAYTRDNNESEDNFSMDNAIIYEYLFDDSTKSFRALASSSFRDQLEEQDIDVFNGTTDPEVGPNAFERSINDEFRRTSVIQADYQQSLWNGKFEAGYKSTFRSFDNDYRYEIYDNAEQEWINQEDITNRFLYEDQIHAAYFIYGNSIKKVDYSFGVRGEGTIVDTRLFTTGETNGQRYFNLFPSARLAYHLNKNNTFKITYSRRIDRPGGWRLNPFPDVSDSLNVRVGNPNLQPEYINSFELGYMFDNGKINVTANGFYRYVDGQVDWIVEVVDGISYRGPRNLVSSQTYGFEIINTTNVLEWWSLNMSYSLFQSEVDGTNIDEGFTNSGLAWYAKFTSDFRLPLDINIQLTGNYESPEIEAQGRDLARYYMDATVQRKFGDFNVSLTMRDVFDTRQFAGENIGPDFEQRFERKRETQIFLLTVGYNFDFQ